In Brucella melitensis bv. 1 str. 16M, a genomic segment contains:
- a CDS encoding tyrosine-type recombinase/integrase, with translation MIIVGETKIDTGDKYAPIIDYNLNYISGKNPKHRLVEHYSVAELTAKYINILWDDGPHKYNVRSFLGEIDEILKGARFSGFDQEMLDSIIGTLRERGNSNATINRKMAALSKLLRKAHKMGDIFNLPEFIRQKERVGRIRFLEQEEEKRLFAAIKSRCEDSYRLSVFLVNTGCRLGEAIGLTWNDIQEQRVTFWVTKSNRSRTVPLTRRARKASHIPRERLKGPFSMLNQVRFRQIWNEAKAEVGLGADDQIVPHILRHTCASRLVRGGIDIRRVQMWLGHQTLQMTMRYAHLATHDLDSCVKVLEIH, from the coding sequence GTGATCATCGTTGGGGAAACGAAGATCGATACGGGCGACAAATATGCGCCAATTATCGATTACAATCTGAATTATATATCCGGCAAAAATCCAAAGCACCGGCTCGTCGAGCACTATTCGGTGGCGGAGCTGACGGCAAAATATATCAATATCCTCTGGGATGATGGACCGCATAAATATAATGTAAGGTCGTTCCTCGGCGAGATTGACGAGATTCTGAAAGGCGCACGTTTTTCAGGTTTTGATCAGGAAATGCTCGATTCCATCATCGGCACGCTTCGCGAACGCGGCAACAGCAATGCAACCATCAATAGAAAGATGGCTGCGCTGAGCAAGCTGCTGCGAAAGGCGCACAAGATGGGGGATATCTTCAATCTTCCGGAGTTTATCCGGCAGAAAGAGCGCGTGGGGCGCATTCGATTCCTGGAACAGGAGGAAGAGAAGCGATTGTTCGCCGCAATAAAGTCGCGCTGCGAGGACAGCTATCGCCTATCGGTCTTTCTCGTGAATACGGGTTGCCGTCTTGGCGAAGCAATCGGCCTCACATGGAATGATATTCAGGAACAACGGGTTACGTTCTGGGTCACCAAATCCAATCGCAGCCGCACCGTTCCCCTCACCCGGCGTGCACGAAAAGCATCCCATATTCCGCGTGAGAGGCTAAAAGGCCCCTTCTCCATGCTCAATCAGGTTCGGTTTCGCCAAATCTGGAACGAAGCGAAGGCCGAAGTTGGCCTTGGCGCGGATGACCAAATCGTTCCGCACATTCTACGCCATACATGTGCGTCGCGACTGGTGCGTGGGGGCATCGACATCCGCCGGGTTCAGATGTGGCTTGGTCACCAGACCTTGCAGATGACAATGCGCTACGCGCATCTGGCAACACATGATCTCGATTCCTGCGTTAAGGTGCTCGAAATTCATTAG
- a CDS encoding sel1 repeat family protein yields MAQFQSFNHNENPAAQDRILLEMGMKYAIGRDCEIDVIEAHKWLNIAAIRGNQKAERMRNQVAATMSKSELAAALRCAREWMTAH; encoded by the coding sequence ATGGCACAGTTTCAGAGCTTCAACCACAACGAAAACCCTGCGGCGCAGGATCGTATCCTTCTGGAAATGGGCATGAAATATGCGATCGGTCGCGATTGCGAGATCGATGTGATCGAGGCACACAAGTGGCTCAACATTGCCGCCATCCGCGGCAACCAGAAGGCGGAGCGGATGCGCAATCAGGTTGCCGCAACGATGAGCAAGAGCGAACTGGCCGCTGCCTTGCGCTGCGCCCGCGAATGGATGACGGCTCATTGA
- a CDS encoding glutathione binding-like protein, protein MAEQTKPIELYYWPTPNGFKISIMLEELGVPYAVKYINIGKGDQFEPGFLKIAPNNRMPAIVDSEGPGGEPISVFESGAILQYLGRKFGKFYPTDKRKRVTVEEWLMWQMGGLGPMSGQAGHFRIYAPEKIQYGIDRYTNEVNRLYGVLNRRLEGRDYIADEYSIADMACIGWVNAYKNYEQNLDDFANLKRWHETMNARPAVQRGLLVGKEERERADAAANKEEEQKILFGQKAR, encoded by the coding sequence TGGCCGACGCCGAATGGCTTCAAAATCAGCATCATGCTGGAGGAACTGGGCGTCCCTTACGCGGTGAAATATATCAATATCGGCAAGGGCGATCAGTTTGAACCAGGTTTCCTGAAAATTGCACCTAACAATCGTATGCCCGCCATCGTCGATTCGGAAGGGCCGGGCGGCGAACCGATCTCGGTGTTTGAATCCGGTGCGATCCTGCAATATCTGGGCCGTAAATTCGGCAAGTTTTATCCGACTGACAAGCGCAAGCGCGTTACGGTGGAAGAATGGCTGATGTGGCAGATGGGCGGGCTTGGCCCGATGTCCGGCCAGGCTGGGCATTTCCGCATCTATGCGCCGGAGAAAATCCAGTATGGCATCGACCGTTATACGAATGAGGTCAACCGCCTCTATGGCGTCCTGAACCGCCGCCTTGAAGGCCGCGATTACATCGCCGACGAATATTCGATCGCGGATATGGCCTGCATCGGCTGGGTCAACGCCTACAAGAATTACGAACAGAATCTCGATGATTTCGCAAATCTCAAGCGGTGGCATGAAACCATGAACGCCCGGCCTGCCGTGCAGCGCGGGTTGCTGGTTGGCAAGGAAGAGCGTGAGCGCGCCGATGCCGCAGCCAATAAGGAAGAGGAGCAGAAAATTCTCTTCGGCCAGAAGGCGCGTTGA
- a CDS encoding DUF2147 domain-containing protein, protein MIRTLILGVTLAAGFAAPAFADEAIVGTWKRPNGTLISYAACGANKFCGTVMTGEYKGKSIGTMSGKDGNYKGEVNKLDEGKTYSGKASVKGNTLSLSGCVMGGLICKSESLARQ, encoded by the coding sequence ATGATCCGCACACTAATTCTTGGAGTGACGCTCGCCGCTGGTTTTGCAGCACCTGCATTCGCCGACGAAGCCATAGTCGGCACGTGGAAACGCCCGAACGGAACGCTTATCAGCTATGCCGCCTGCGGCGCCAACAAGTTCTGCGGCACGGTGATGACGGGCGAATACAAGGGCAAGTCCATCGGCACGATGTCCGGCAAGGATGGCAATTACAAGGGCGAAGTGAACAAGCTTGACGAAGGCAAGACCTATTCGGGCAAAGCCAGCGTCAAGGGCAACACGCTTTCGCTTTCGGGCTGCGTCATGGGCGGCCTGATCTGCAAGAGCGAAAGCCTTGCCCGGCAATAG
- a CDS encoding YitT family protein: MADIADSAPSLADASSPISVDRHRLYEDAIAMLIGTSFIALGITLYSHAMLMTGSTAGIALLIHYATGTGFGLLYFLINLPFYYFAVRRMGWAFTIRTFAAVALLSGFTRLMPLSVDFTSINPLFAALMGGTLMGMGVLALFRHRSGVGGVNILALYLQDAYGIRAGWFQLGLDVLIMLASLFFIPWENMVLSLVGAVAMNVIIAINHKPGRYIGIS, encoded by the coding sequence TTGGCCGATATCGCAGATAGCGCCCCTTCGCTTGCCGATGCATCCAGCCCGATCAGTGTCGATCGGCACCGCCTCTATGAAGATGCGATTGCGATGCTGATTGGCACATCCTTCATCGCCCTTGGCATAACGCTTTACAGCCATGCCATGCTGATGACCGGCAGCACAGCCGGTATCGCCCTGCTGATCCATTATGCGACCGGCACAGGATTCGGCCTTCTTTATTTCCTGATAAACCTGCCCTTTTATTATTTCGCGGTGCGCCGCATGGGCTGGGCCTTCACGATCAGGACTTTCGCAGCCGTGGCCCTATTGTCCGGGTTCACCCGCCTCATGCCGCTGAGCGTCGATTTTACAAGCATCAACCCGCTTTTCGCGGCCCTGATGGGCGGAACGCTGATGGGCATGGGCGTGCTGGCGCTTTTCCGCCATCGTTCCGGCGTCGGCGGCGTCAATATTCTGGCGCTCTATCTTCAGGACGCCTATGGAATTCGCGCGGGATGGTTCCAGCTTGGCCTCGATGTGCTCATCATGCTGGCTTCGCTGTTTTTCATTCCGTGGGAAAACATGGTTCTCTCACTGGTCGGTGCGGTCGCGATGAATGTCATCATCGCGATCAATCATAAACCGGGGCGCTATATTGGCATAAGCTAA
- a CDS encoding porin, protein MNIKSLLLGSAAALVAASGAQAADAIVAPEPEAVEYVRVCDAYGAGYFYIPGTETCLRVHGYVRYDVKGGDDVYSGTDRNGWDKGARFALMFNTNSETELGTLGTYTQLRFNYTSNNSRHDGQYGDFSDDRDVADGGVSTGTDLQFAYITLGGFKVGIDESEFHTFTGYLGDVINDDVVAAGSYRTGKIAYTFTGGNGFSAVIALEQGGEDVDNDYTIDGYMPHVVGGLKYAGGWGSIAGVVAYDSVIEEWATKVRGDVNITDRFSVWLQGAYSSAATPNQNYGQWGGDWAVWGGAKFIAPEKATFNLQAAHDDWGKTAVTANVAYQLVPGFTITPEVSYTKFGGEWKDTVAEDNAWGGIVRFQRSF, encoded by the coding sequence ATGAACATCAAGAGCCTTCTCCTTGGCTCCGCCGCAGCTCTGGTTGCAGCTTCCGGCGCTCAGGCTGCCGACGCAATCGTCGCGCCAGAGCCCGAAGCCGTTGAATATGTCCGCGTTTGCGACGCTTACGGCGCTGGCTACTTCTACATTCCGGGCACCGAAACCTGCCTGCGCGTCCATGGTTACGTCCGTTACGACGTAAAGGGCGGCGATGACGTTTACTCCGGTACCGACCGCAATGGCTGGGACAAGGGCGCTCGTTTCGCACTCATGTTCAACACGAATTCGGAAACCGAACTCGGCACACTCGGCACCTATACTCAGCTGCGCTTCAACTACACCAGCAACAATTCACGTCATGATGGCCAATACGGCGATTTCAGCGATGATCGTGATGTCGCTGATGGCGGCGTAAGCACCGGCACCGATCTGCAGTTTGCATATATCACGCTTGGTGGTTTCAAGGTTGGTATCGACGAATCCGAATTCCATACCTTCACCGGTTACCTCGGTGATGTCATCAACGATGATGTCGTCGCTGCTGGCTCCTACCGCACCGGCAAGATCGCCTACACCTTCACCGGCGGAAACGGCTTCTCGGCTGTGATCGCTCTCGAACAGGGTGGCGAAGACGTTGACAACGATTACACGATCGACGGTTACATGCCGCACGTTGTTGGCGGCCTGAAATATGCTGGCGGCTGGGGTTCGATCGCTGGTGTTGTTGCCTATGACTCGGTCATCGAAGAATGGGCTACAAAGGTTCGTGGCGACGTCAACATCACCGACCGGTTCTCGGTATGGCTGCAGGGCGCATATTCGTCCGCAGCGACGCCGAACCAGAACTACGGTCAGTGGGGCGGCGATTGGGCTGTCTGGGGTGGTGCAAAGTTCATTGCCCCCGAAAAGGCAACCTTCAATCTGCAGGCTGCGCATGACGACTGGGGCAAGACCGCAGTTACCGCCAACGTCGCTTATCAGCTCGTTCCCGGATTCACCATTACGCCGGAAGTTTCCTACACCAAATTTGGTGGCGAGTGGAAAGACACCGTTGCTGAAGACAATGCCTGGGGCGGTATCGTTCGCTTCCAGCGCTCGTTCTAA
- a CDS encoding porin → MNIKSLLLGSAAALVAASGAQAADAIVAPEPEAVEYVRVCDAYGAGYFYIPGTEICLRVHGYVRYDVKGGDDVYSGTDRNGWDKGARFALRVSTGSETELGTLKTFTELRFNYAANNSGVDGKYGNETSSGTVMEFAYIQLGGLRVGIDESEFHTFTGYLGDVINDDVISAGSYRTGKISYTFTGGNGFSAVIALEQGGDNDGGYTGTTNYHIDGYMPDVVGGLKYAGGWGSIAGVVAYDSVIEEWAAKVRGDVNITDQFSVWLQGAYSSAATPDQNYGQWGGDWAVWGGLKYQATQKAAFNLQAAHDDWGKTAVTANVAYELVPGFTVTPEVSYTKFGGEWKNTVAEDNAWGGIVRFQRSF, encoded by the coding sequence ATGAACATCAAGAGCCTTCTCCTTGGCTCCGCTGCAGCTCTGGTTGCAGCTTCCGGCGCTCAGGCTGCCGACGCAATCGTCGCGCCAGAGCCCGAAGCCGTTGAATATGTCCGCGTTTGCGACGCTTACGGCGCTGGCTACTTCTACATTCCGGGCACCGAAATCTGCCTGCGCGTCCATGGTTACGTCCGTTACGACGTAAAGGGCGGCGATGACGTTTACTCCGGTACCGACCGCAATGGCTGGGACAAGGGCGCTCGTTTCGCACTCCGCGTTTCCACCGGTTCGGAAACCGAACTCGGCACCCTCAAGACCTTCACCGAACTGCGCTTCAACTATGCTGCGAACAATTCGGGCGTAGATGGTAAATATGGTAATGAAACCAGCAGCGGCACCGTCATGGAGTTCGCGTATATCCAGCTCGGTGGTCTGCGCGTTGGTATCGATGAATCGGAATTCCATACCTTCACCGGTTACCTCGGCGATGTCATCAACGATGACGTGATCTCGGCTGGCTCCTACCGCACCGGCAAGATCTCGTACACCTTCACTGGCGGAAACGGCTTCTCGGCTGTGATCGCTCTCGAACAGGGTGGCGACAACGACGGTGGTTACACTGGCACGACCAACTACCACATCGACGGCTACATGCCTGACGTTGTTGGCGGCCTGAAGTATGCTGGCGGCTGGGGTTCGATCGCTGGTGTTGTTGCCTATGACTCGGTCATCGAAGAATGGGCTGCCAAGGTTCGTGGCGACGTCAACATCACCGACCAGTTCTCGGTTTGGTTGCAGGGCGCATATTCGTCCGCTGCTACGCCGGATCAGAACTACGGCCAGTGGGGCGGCGATTGGGCTGTCTGGGGTGGTCTGAAGTATCAGGCTACGCAGAAGGCTGCCTTCAACCTGCAGGCTGCGCATGACGACTGGGGCAAGACGGCAGTTACGGCTAACGTTGCTTACGAACTGGTTCCTGGCTTCACCGTTACGCCGGAAGTTTCCTACACCAAGTTTGGTGGCGAGTGGAAGAACACTGTTGCTGAAGACAATGCTTGGGGCGGTATCGTTCGCTTCCAGCGTTCGTTCTAA
- a CDS encoding DUF423 domain-containing protein: MPSINGQPRSVLFGTLAGLCGALGIASYAGAAHMGESHLGTIAPLLLAHAPALLFLSLISPVSRVVRIGGAILVVGLALFCGDLFMRDMTGDRLFPFAAPTGGSLMILGWLCLGCSGWFSANAK, encoded by the coding sequence ATGCCTTCAATCAACGGCCAGCCACGCAGCGTCCTGTTCGGCACACTCGCCGGACTGTGCGGTGCGTTGGGCATAGCATCCTACGCCGGAGCAGCCCATATGGGCGAAAGCCATCTTGGCACGATCGCCCCTCTCCTTCTGGCCCACGCGCCGGCTCTGCTTTTCCTGTCGCTCATCAGCCCCGTCAGCCGTGTGGTACGGATCGGCGGCGCGATTCTGGTCGTCGGGCTCGCCCTGTTTTGCGGTGATCTTTTCATGCGCGACATGACCGGAGATCGCCTGTTTCCCTTCGCCGCGCCCACGGGCGGAAGCCTCATGATCCTGGGTTGGCTTTGTCTTGGCTGTAGTGGCTGGTTTTCGGCCAATGCCAAATGA